Proteins encoded within one genomic window of Prauserella marina:
- a CDS encoding ABC transporter ATP-binding protein — protein MDPLLEVSGLMVNFGDVPTVRGMSFTVDKGQTLAIVGESGSGKSLSSLAVLGLLPPGARVAGGSVHWNGTDLLALSDAELRALRGEELAMIFQDPLSALNPSLTVGYQIAEMFRRRRGASRKAALERARDAMTEVGIPDAASRLGAYPHEFSGGMRQRVMIAMALALEPGLLIADEPTTALDVTVQAQILRLLRQRREQGLAMIIISHDLGVVARSARDVVVMYAGKAVESGPVAEVYTAPAHPYTLGLMNASPSARDGHRTVTPIDGNPPDIAALPGGCAFHPRCPFARERCRTEEPRPRMLARGRTSACHFAEEVTSHGAAFDHAGA, from the coding sequence ATGGACCCGTTGCTTGAGGTTTCCGGCCTCATGGTGAACTTCGGCGACGTTCCGACGGTGCGCGGCATGTCGTTCACCGTCGACAAAGGACAGACGCTGGCGATCGTCGGCGAGTCGGGAAGCGGAAAGAGTCTCAGCTCGCTTGCCGTGCTCGGCCTGCTGCCGCCGGGGGCAAGGGTCGCTGGTGGCAGCGTGCACTGGAACGGCACCGATCTGCTAGCGCTCAGCGACGCCGAACTGAGGGCCCTGCGCGGCGAAGAACTCGCGATGATCTTCCAGGATCCGTTGAGCGCGCTGAATCCTTCGCTGACCGTCGGTTACCAGATCGCGGAGATGTTCCGGCGAAGGCGGGGCGCGAGCCGCAAGGCCGCGCTGGAACGCGCCAGGGACGCGATGACCGAGGTGGGCATCCCCGACGCGGCGAGCAGGCTCGGCGCCTATCCCCACGAGTTCTCCGGCGGGATGCGGCAGCGCGTGATGATCGCGATGGCACTCGCGCTGGAACCGGGTCTGCTCATCGCCGACGAGCCGACCACCGCGCTGGACGTGACCGTTCAGGCACAGATCCTGCGCCTGTTGCGCCAGCGCAGGGAGCAGGGACTCGCGATGATCATTATCAGCCACGATCTCGGTGTGGTGGCTCGCAGCGCGCGGGACGTCGTGGTGATGTACGCGGGAAAGGCGGTCGAGTCCGGCCCTGTCGCCGAGGTGTACACCGCGCCTGCCCATCCCTACACGCTCGGGCTCATGAACGCGAGCCCTTCGGCTCGCGACGGGCACCGGACCGTCACGCCCATCGACGGCAACCCGCCCGACATCGCGGCGCTGCCGGGTGGCTGCGCCTTCCACCCGCGCTGCCCCTTCGCGCGAGAACGGTGCCGCACCGAGGAACCACGACCACGCATGCTCGCGAGGGGCAGAACGAGCGCGTGCCACTTCGCGGAGGAGGTGACAAGCCATGGTGCGGCCTTCGACCACGCCGGTGCTTGA
- a CDS encoding ABC transporter ATP-binding protein translates to MVRPSTTPVLELVDLVAGYRTRNGLLGKRAEVRAVAGVNLAVQAGETVCLVGESGCGKSTVARTVVNLLRPSSGEVRFDGTDIATLGKSELKAMRRQVQIVFQDPFASLNPRMTVRELITEAWRIHPGIVEPADWDTEVTALLNRVGLNPGHASRYPSQFSGGQRQRICIARALSVRPRLIVCDEAVSALDVSIQAQILTLLKRLQDELGVAYLFITHDLGVVRHFADKVAVMHLGTIIESGDTSRIFEGPAHPYTQALLSAAPTVDDWKAEHGEEIMLRGDVPSPSRPPSGCRFHTRCWKAQDRCRAEEPELVHRDTDHPVACHYAAPDRTLTRR, encoded by the coding sequence ATGGTGCGGCCTTCGACCACGCCGGTGCTTGAACTCGTCGATCTCGTCGCCGGATACCGGACCAGAAACGGCCTGCTGGGCAAGCGCGCCGAGGTGCGGGCCGTGGCCGGGGTGAACCTCGCGGTACAGGCCGGTGAGACCGTGTGCCTCGTCGGCGAATCGGGGTGCGGCAAGTCCACTGTGGCCAGGACCGTGGTGAACCTGCTTCGCCCTTCCTCGGGCGAGGTGCGCTTCGATGGCACCGACATCGCGACGCTCGGCAAGTCCGAGCTCAAAGCCATGCGGCGGCAGGTACAAATCGTGTTCCAGGACCCGTTCGCCTCGCTCAACCCCCGGATGACCGTGCGCGAGCTGATCACCGAGGCGTGGCGCATCCACCCCGGTATCGTCGAGCCAGCAGACTGGGACACCGAGGTGACCGCGCTGCTGAACAGGGTGGGCCTCAACCCAGGGCACGCGAGCAGATACCCCTCGCAGTTCTCCGGCGGTCAGCGTCAGCGGATCTGCATCGCGAGAGCCCTTTCGGTACGGCCGAGGCTCATCGTGTGCGACGAAGCCGTTTCGGCGCTGGACGTGTCGATCCAGGCGCAGATTCTCACGTTGCTCAAGCGGTTGCAGGACGAACTCGGTGTCGCCTATCTCTTCATCACCCACGATCTGGGTGTCGTCCGGCACTTCGCGGACAAGGTCGCCGTCATGCACCTCGGCACGATCATCGAGAGCGGTGACACCAGCCGGATCTTCGAAGGACCAGCGCACCCGTACACGCAGGCGTTGCTGTCCGCCGCGCCCACAGTGGACGACTGGAAGGCCGAGCACGGCGAGGAGATCATGCTGCGGGGTGACGTGCCCTCGCCGTCGCGGCCACCCAGCGGCTGCCGGTTCCACACCCGGTGCTGGAAAGCACAGGACCGGTGCCGCGCCGAGGAACCCGAGCTGGTCCACCGCGACACCGATCACCCCGTGGCCTGCCATTACGCCGCCCCCGACCGGACGCTGACCCGGCGCTGA
- a CDS encoding sugar kinase: MPDLVGFGEAMVLLQPPAGGRLDTAPALDVHVAGAELNACAAVAALGGSAVLCTRLGDDPFGRRVSSEAARLGVGVSAEIDPSRPTGLFAKDALPDGRRRVRYYRTGSAASAMTTADAERGLALRAGAVLVSGLTVALGEGPAAMVRQVAASAADYGSTLVVDVNLRPALDPHGTAVEVLTTVLPLTKILLIGTDEAEPLFGTADPQRVVRLAEAAGVPEVVVKAGPDGCWWADEHGVIRHQPSLAEEVVDPVGAGDAFAGGYVAARLAGAQRGRAAWLGSRLAAGALASTGDTEGLPGKALGRRLLAEAIAR; this comes from the coding sequence ATGCCCGACCTCGTCGGCTTCGGTGAGGCCATGGTGCTGCTCCAGCCGCCCGCGGGTGGGCGGCTGGACACCGCCCCGGCGCTCGACGTCCATGTCGCCGGTGCCGAACTCAACGCGTGCGCCGCCGTCGCGGCCCTCGGAGGCAGCGCCGTGTTGTGCACACGGCTCGGCGATGATCCGTTCGGCCGCCGCGTGTCCTCGGAGGCCGCGCGCCTCGGGGTGGGCGTGAGCGCCGAGATCGACCCGTCCCGGCCGACGGGATTGTTCGCCAAGGACGCGCTTCCCGACGGACGGCGCAGGGTGCGCTACTACCGCACCGGTTCCGCCGCGTCGGCCATGACCACGGCCGACGCGGAAAGGGGACTCGCCCTGCGCGCCGGTGCGGTGCTGGTGTCCGGGCTCACCGTGGCACTCGGTGAGGGACCCGCCGCCATGGTGCGCCAGGTCGCGGCCAGTGCCGCCGACTACGGCAGCACGCTCGTCGTCGACGTCAACCTGCGGCCCGCGCTCGACCCGCACGGCACCGCGGTCGAAGTACTGACCACGGTGCTGCCCCTCACCAAGATCCTGCTCATCGGGACAGACGAAGCGGAGCCGCTGTTCGGCACCGCCGACCCCCAACGCGTCGTGCGGCTCGCCGAAGCGGCAGGCGTACCGGAGGTCGTGGTCAAGGCGGGGCCAGACGGTTGCTGGTGGGCCGACGAGCACGGAGTGATCCGGCATCAGCCCAGCCTCGCCGAGGAGGTGGTCGATCCGGTCGGCGCGGGCGACGCGTTCGCCGGTGGCTATGTCGCGGCCCGGCTCGCCGGTGCGCAGAGGGGCCGGGCGGCGTGGCTCGGCTCACGGCTGGCCGCCGGTGCGCTGGCCAGCACGGGTGACACCGAAGGGCTGCCTGGCAAGGCGCTCGGCAGGAGGCTACTCGCCGAGGCCATCGCGCGGTGA
- a CDS encoding dihydrodipicolinate synthase family protein, with product MPHTVHGLVPILATPFDASGALDLPGLARLTNFQLSSGVHGVATFGMASEGFALTAEERERILSWITDVVSGEVPVVAGVNGTSTTTAIEQALAAERGGAASLMVLPPFMVKPSAAQLVDFYGDVASAVSIPVMVQDAPGPTGVTMPPPLIARLCELDGVDSVKVEAPPTAPKTAAVAELVPGSVAVLGGQNAQFVLEEYARGAVGTMPACEFPDLLRPVLDDWAAGRHSEARAAFARLTPLVLFGLQQGIAWAVHKEVLVRRGIIEHATVRLPAAPLDEGSRAGLHAILDELALPPRSAAAG from the coding sequence ATGCCCCACACCGTTCACGGGCTTGTCCCCATCCTCGCCACGCCGTTCGACGCTTCCGGCGCGCTCGACCTGCCGGGACTGGCACGGCTCACGAACTTCCAGCTCTCCTCCGGGGTCCACGGTGTCGCTACCTTCGGCATGGCCAGCGAGGGTTTCGCGCTGACCGCCGAGGAACGCGAGCGGATTCTGAGCTGGATCACCGACGTCGTCTCCGGTGAGGTGCCCGTCGTCGCCGGTGTCAACGGAACGTCGACGACGACCGCGATCGAGCAGGCACTCGCGGCCGAACGGGGCGGTGCGGCGAGCCTGATGGTGCTGCCGCCGTTCATGGTGAAGCCCAGCGCCGCGCAGCTCGTCGATTTCTACGGCGACGTCGCCTCGGCGGTGTCGATCCCGGTCATGGTGCAGGACGCCCCTGGCCCGACCGGGGTCACGATGCCGCCGCCGTTGATCGCGCGGCTGTGTGAGCTCGACGGGGTCGATTCGGTCAAGGTCGAGGCACCGCCCACCGCGCCGAAGACGGCGGCGGTCGCGGAACTCGTGCCAGGCTCGGTCGCCGTGCTCGGCGGGCAGAACGCCCAGTTCGTGCTGGAGGAGTACGCGAGGGGAGCGGTCGGCACGATGCCCGCCTGCGAGTTCCCCGACCTGTTGCGGCCCGTGCTCGACGACTGGGCAGCCGGACGGCACTCCGAGGCCCGCGCGGCCTTCGCCAGGCTCACCCCGCTCGTGCTTTTCGGCTTGCAGCAAGGGATCGCGTGGGCCGTGCACAAGGAAGTACTCGTGCGTCGCGGCATCATCGAACACGCGACCGTGCGCCTTCCGGCAGCGCCGCTCGACGAGGGCAGCAGGGCGGGGTTGCACGCGATCCTCGACGAGCTGGCGTTGCCCCCGCGCAGCGCTGCGGCCGGGTGA
- a CDS encoding mandelate racemase/muconate lactonizing enzyme family protein: MKLSADAAYLGQLGDGTDPPAGYAVRPPWRSIYSDRYETLLVRLVAEDGTSGWGEALAPVAPEVPAAIVDLLLGPVLIGKPALAPRPVFAALRDLMRERGHLVGHQADALAAVDIALWDLAGKLTGLPVATLLGGAFRDAVPSYVSGLPRPDDEGRAALGAEWASRGAKAVKLHLGNGVATDLSTVDAVREAAPALRIAVDAHWAYSVDEALALAAGLAARGCWFLEAPLAPEDIAGHAELTSRATIPVAVGETLRNRFEFAQWLTARGLRIAQPDVARTGITEAMAIAELCTAAHVPVAPHHSVGLGVALAAGVHVSAAVEGLAAFEYQPTSFTVGQRLLTEPLAVHPAGFPVPTGPGLGIDIDAETVARLSKES, from the coding sequence TTGAAGCTTTCGGCGGACGCCGCGTATCTCGGACAACTGGGGGACGGCACGGACCCGCCAGCCGGATATGCCGTGCGGCCGCCGTGGCGCAGCATCTACTCGGATCGCTACGAGACCCTGCTCGTGCGACTGGTCGCCGAGGACGGAACCAGCGGCTGGGGCGAGGCGCTGGCGCCGGTGGCACCCGAGGTCCCCGCAGCGATCGTCGATCTGTTGCTCGGTCCAGTGCTGATCGGCAAGCCCGCGCTGGCCCCGCGCCCCGTCTTCGCGGCGCTGCGCGACCTCATGCGCGAGCGGGGGCACCTCGTCGGTCATCAGGCCGACGCGCTCGCCGCCGTCGACATCGCGTTGTGGGACCTGGCCGGCAAGCTGACGGGGCTGCCGGTGGCGACCCTGCTCGGCGGTGCCTTCCGGGACGCCGTCCCGAGTTACGTGTCGGGACTGCCCCGTCCCGACGACGAGGGTAGGGCCGCGCTGGGCGCCGAGTGGGCGAGCAGGGGAGCCAAGGCCGTCAAGCTCCATCTCGGCAACGGCGTCGCGACCGACCTGTCCACTGTGGACGCGGTGAGGGAAGCCGCTCCGGCACTGCGAATCGCCGTCGACGCCCACTGGGCCTACTCCGTCGACGAGGCGCTGGCGCTGGCCGCCGGGCTCGCCGCGAGAGGCTGCTGGTTCCTCGAAGCGCCGCTGGCTCCCGAGGACATCGCGGGCCACGCCGAGTTGACCTCGCGGGCCACGATCCCCGTCGCGGTTGGCGAAACCCTGCGCAACCGGTTCGAGTTCGCCCAGTGGCTGACCGCCAGGGGACTGCGGATCGCGCAACCCGACGTCGCCCGCACCGGCATCACCGAGGCCATGGCGATCGCCGAACTGTGCACGGCCGCGCACGTTCCCGTCGCCCCGCACCATTCGGTGGGGCTCGGGGTCGCGCTCGCGGCCGGTGTGCACGTCAGCGCCGCCGTCGAAGGGCTCGCCGCCTTCGAGTATCAGCCGACCTCGTTCACCGTCGGCCAACGGCTGCTCACCGAACCCCTCGCCGTCCACCCGGCCGGCTTTCCCGTCCCCACCGGCCCCGGTCTCGGCATCGACATCGACGCCGAAACCGTGGCGAGACTGTCCAAGGAGTCCTGA
- a CDS encoding IclR family transcriptional regulator has translation MAADQGTNQSVEKAAAVLASFLDGRGDLRVSDVAQRAGVGQSTASRLLATLEQLEYVERDEVSSLYRLGPAVISLAGAAVNQHPVHREARSHAQTLACSLGLGANVAVRRGGSLFYLCNFEGKLAPKSFTLLGQRNPLHATGLGKCLLLGLTPGQRRELIPEPARFTQYTITDHDALDAALAEVTERGYAVESEELALGRACVAAPVLDSTGTVTAALSISGPLSAIDLSTREAELGRIAIEVADSISIGLGYIGPGHQPAHLTVAGS, from the coding sequence ATGGCAGCCGACCAGGGCACGAATCAGAGCGTCGAAAAGGCCGCCGCCGTGCTGGCCTCGTTTCTCGACGGACGCGGCGACCTGCGCGTCTCCGATGTCGCCCAGCGCGCTGGCGTCGGCCAGTCCACGGCGTCCCGGCTGCTGGCGACCCTCGAACAACTCGAATACGTGGAGCGCGACGAGGTCAGTTCCCTGTACCGCCTTGGCCCGGCAGTCATCTCGCTGGCCGGAGCCGCCGTCAATCAGCACCCGGTGCACAGGGAAGCCCGTTCGCACGCGCAGACGCTGGCCTGCTCACTGGGCCTCGGCGCCAACGTCGCCGTCCGGCGCGGCGGATCGCTGTTCTACCTGTGCAACTTCGAGGGCAAGCTGGCTCCCAAGTCCTTCACGCTGCTCGGTCAGCGCAATCCGCTGCACGCCACCGGTCTCGGCAAATGCCTGCTGCTCGGCCTGACGCCCGGACAGCGCCGCGAACTCATCCCGGAGCCAGCGCGCTTCACCCAGTACACGATCACCGATCACGACGCGCTCGACGCCGCGCTTGCCGAGGTGACCGAACGCGGCTACGCCGTCGAGTCCGAAGAACTCGCGCTGGGCAGGGCCTGTGTCGCGGCTCCCGTGCTGGACAGCACCGGGACCGTCACCGCCGCACTGTCGATCTCAGGACCGCTCTCGGCGATCGACCTGTCCACGAGGGAAGCCGAACTGGGCCGGATCGCGATCGAGGTCGCCGACTCCATCAGCATCGGGCTCGGCTACATCGGCCCCGGTCACCAGCCCGCTCACCTCACGGTGGCCGGATCGTGA
- a CDS encoding bifunctional 4-hydroxy-2-oxoglutarate aldolase/2-dehydro-3-deoxy-phosphogluconate aldolase, protein MSAPESLAAALRRTPVVGIIRLADAHSAVPAAEALWRGGVHAVEVTLTTPGATEAIRALRDREHNSSDVNNVDIVGAGSVRTADDASAAIAAGARFLVTPTFQRAVLDVAAAEGVPVMCGALTPTELDSAAMAGADYLKLFPSSAFGPGYLKELLAPMPDLKIVPTGGITADNLPAWAAAGATAVAAGSALVPSNLVAAGEWDGLTSLAERFARSWPR, encoded by the coding sequence GTGAGCGCCCCTGAGTCACTGGCCGCCGCGCTCCGGCGGACCCCGGTCGTCGGCATCATCCGGCTGGCCGACGCGCACTCGGCCGTACCGGCGGCCGAGGCACTGTGGAGAGGCGGCGTCCACGCCGTAGAAGTCACGCTGACCACTCCCGGCGCCACCGAGGCCATCCGTGCCCTCCGCGACCGCGAGCACAACTCCTCCGACGTCAACAACGTGGACATCGTGGGCGCGGGCTCGGTACGCACCGCCGACGACGCGAGCGCGGCCATCGCGGCGGGCGCCCGGTTTCTGGTCACGCCCACCTTTCAGCGCGCGGTCCTCGACGTCGCGGCCGCCGAGGGCGTGCCGGTCATGTGCGGCGCGCTGACCCCGACCGAACTGGACTCCGCCGCCATGGCCGGAGCCGACTATCTCAAGCTCTTCCCATCCTCGGCCTTCGGTCCCGGCTACCTCAAGGAACTACTCGCCCCGATGCCGGACCTGAAGATCGTGCCGACCGGCGGCATCACCGCGGACAACCTGCCCGCGTGGGCCGCCGCCGGAGCGACCGCCGTCGCCGCGGGTTCCGCGCTCGTCCCCTCCAATCTCGTCGCCGCCGGCGAGTGGGACGGCCTCACCTCTCTGGCCGAACGGTTCGCCAGGTCATGGCCGCGCTGA